The following coding sequences are from one Humulus lupulus chromosome X, drHumLupu1.1, whole genome shotgun sequence window:
- the LOC133804411 gene encoding probable UDP-N-acetylglucosamine--peptide N-acetylglucosaminyltransferase SEC encodes MLLVCSLKLFFSKKNHCKALDDMKKNCDVLDPNCQPKRSSYGLPEDKFIFACFNQLYKMDPDIFNTWCNILKQVPNSALWLLRFPAAGESRLCNYAVQRGVQPDQIIFTDVAMKGEHIERSALADLFLDT; translated from the exons ATGCTGTTAGTCTGCTCCTTGAAGCTGTTCTTCTCAAAGAAAAATCATTGCAAGGCCTTGGACGATATGAAG AAAAATTGTGATGTGTTAGACCCGAACTGCCAACCCAAGAGATCTAGCTATGGGTTACCTGAGGACAAATTTATATTTGCTTGTTTTAACCAGCTATACAAGATGGATCCTGATATTTTCAATACATG GTGCAACATCCTTAAGCAAGTACCAAATAGTGCACTTTGGCTTCTCAGATTTCCTGCTGCTGGCGAGTCGAGACTCTGCAATT ATGCTGTTCAAAGAGGTGTACAACCAGATCAGATTATTTTCACAGATGTTGCCATGAAGGGTGAACATATCGAGCGCAGTGCTTTAGCAGATTTATTCTTAGATACGTAA